The DNA sequence TCAATCTCATCGTCTTCCTCAATATCGTAGCCTGCCATTTCCTCTAGTTCTGTTGCCAACTGGGGCATCGTAGAAACGGTGATAGATACTGATTTCGTAGATTCATCGCTAGTAACAGGCAGTGAAATTCGATAGCGACGACTAGCACAGGGAAAAGAATCGCCCCCTAATTGACGACGGTGATCTCGCAGAAAGCGACACAAGCCTTCTAGGGCAACATATACTATCAATGCTTCTTCGTCATACAAAACCGATCGCAGCCCTTCTAAAGGATGAATATTGCCGAAAGTAGGCTGAATTTCTGATAAGGGTAGCTCTGCCAAATCTTCAAATTCCTCATCTTCTGTGTCTTCACTTTCATCAGCGTGCTCAAAAGTTAGAAACAGACAATCTTGCTTGAGAAAAGCTTCTTCTAAATGCCCTTGTGATTCGTCTTCTCTTAAAATAGTGGCGCGAAACTGCTTGAGGGATTCTTCGGCACGATATAACAATACTCCATACTCCATACCCAACATCCCCATCACTGAGGCATAAAGTGTACCTACATCCCACTTATTAATCTCTATTGACAATATTTGCTGTTCTTCCAATAATTCCCAAGGTGCTATCTGCCACATTGCTAATGCCTTTTCTCTTAGGGCTTGTGCATACTGTGGTGGTAATTCGGGAACTTGAGAGTCGAGAATTTCTGAAAACCCTCGAAATAATTCGTCAATTAAAGGTAATTCCGGTGAATAGTCAATTGCAATATCCAAATCTTGCAGGACGCCGCGCAAATAAAATTGGATTTCACGATCTCTGACTACTATTCTTTGAGGACGAGCAGCCTTAGCGGGGCTGTGGGGATTTTCCATTGCTCGCATTAAAGTACGAACAATTGCCTCTGGGCCGCTTTCTGGAGGTACTACGTCCATTCCTCGGACAATACCTTGCGTACCATCTACCCAAAGAATGCATTCGCCTTTTGTCTCTGAGTCTAAGTGCTGGGTTTGTGATGATGACAATGGACGCCGATCGCCCTCCCATACAGAAGGAATTTGAGTTAATTTCCGCAAACGACGGCTGGTAGAGCGATTAAAACTTGTCATAGAGTAAGTGAATCAAAACAAGCGATTTGCAAGTACATTTTTGAGTCGGGGCTAGCCTCGGATAAAAATTCCCTCAGCTGATGATTGAAGGGCGATCGCGGTTTTTGGCTGCCAAAGGCTAAAACTCCAAAAATATTGAATCTCAAAACATATTGAGTCTCTCAATTCTAGAATAAAAATCTTTGCGTGCTTTGGACGGAGTATTTACAATTTGGCAACTTGGGGCATCAATGTCGCTAGAATAGAGAGAAAAACTTTTACTTTTAGGCAACCTGAGGACGAAAGTTTGGAATTAAAAGTTCCTTCCTTCTTCACTATAGGTTGAAAATTATCAATTTCAGGAGTTAAAACGCAAATGACACAAGCAACTCAATCATCGCAAAAAGGAATTCAGTTGAGCGAGGCAGCATTGCGGCAAGTGAAATTTTTGCAGGAGAAACAGGCTGGCAATGATTTATGCTTGCGGGTAGGAGTGCGTCAAGGTGGATGCTCCGGAATGTCTTACATAATGGATTTTGAAGACCCTAGCAAGATTACCTCTAATGATGAAGTTTTTGATTATGACGGCTTCAAAATTGTATGTGATCGCAAGAGTTTATTATATCTCTATGGCTTAATGCTTGATTATAGTGATGCTATGATTGGCGGTGGTTTCCAGTTTACTAATCCTAATGCTTCCCAAACTTGTGGCTGTGGCAAGTCATTTGGAGTGTAATATAGTCATTTGTTCTTTGTCACTTGGCAAAGGATGAATGAATAACGAATGATGACTAATGACTAATGACTAATACAGTTGAATCCCTGTTTGATAGAGGTTTGGAAAGGTATAAAGCTGGAGAATCAGCAGATGCTTTGATTCCTGTGTTTAAAGAAGTTTGCGATCGCGCTCCTAAAAGTAGTTCGGCATGGACTTGTTTGGCGTGGCTTTATCTACTGGAGAACAAACCCAGTTTTGCTTATAAAGCTGCTCAAAAAGCAGTGAAGCTAAATCCACAAGATCCTCAGGCAAGGATCAACCTCGCTATTGCCATGCTGGAAACTGGGCAAAAAGGTTTGCGCGAACATATTGATGCTGCAAGCCAGTTAATTTTGCTGAATTCTGAATGGCGAGAGGAAATTGAAAATAGTATTGCAGATGGTTTCACCAGAAAACCAGATTGGCAAAGTTTAGCGAAAGTCAAAAAATGGCTATTTGAAGAGTAATTACTAATTGCTAGTTGTTAATTGCAAATCGCTGATGGCTTCTGATACTATTAGCCATTAGCGATTTGCCATTGATAGTTACAGTTGAAGACGCGACAACTGATGAAAGATAAAATTTTGAGTTGGCTAAATCTGATTTTGGTAGTTGATGTATTCCTAGTTTTGTTTGGCTTTGGCTGGTTCGCGATCGCAGTTATCGGTCAAGCCACTGGCGTACCCTTGGGCTTAGATTTGTGGCATCAACTTTGGCAACCTGTATTTAACCCAGCAATTGGTATTCTAATGGGTGGTGCGATTCTTAGCGGTGTCATCAGTTGGATTTCCCGAAAATTTCAGTCCAATCAATAGTTAGTAGATAGTGTTTAGTGGGTAGTGGTTGACAATCAACTACTGTACGGGTGGGTTTAGAAGATAAATTGTCTATTTCAGCCGGAAAATAATGCCCCTACTATCTACTAATACCAATTCTCTATGAACCTGCACATTATTTTTACCCCTCTTAACCTCCCCTTAGCAAGGGGAGGTGGCGCAAGCAGTGGAGTTGTTTTTATGCCTCTTCAGATAGAAACGGTATAACCACTATCCTATCCTATTCACTTCATTTCAAAACTTCTTCTAGGGCTGGCTGCAAATCAGGATATTGAAACTCAAAGCCACTTTCTAAAGTACGTTTAGGTAAAACTTGTTGACCTTCTAAGACTACTATTGCTCCATCCCCCAAAAGGGCTTCGATTGCAAAGTTAGGAACTGGCAACCAAGAAGGGCGATGCATGACTTTTCCCATAGTTTGAGATAACTCTGCCATGCGGACAGGATGGGGAGCGGTGGCATTGTATACACCTGTCATTTCTGGTTTGGTTAAAGCTTGTACAATCAAGTCAACTAAATCATCTATGTGAATCCAAGAAAACCACTGTCTACCACTACCAATAGGACCACCCGCGAAAAGCTTGAAGGGAGTTATCATTTTACCCAAAGCACCACCCAAGCCCAAAACAATACCAAACCGCAATATTACTAATCTGACACCATAATCTGTGACTTTTTGTGCTTCTGTTTCCCAAGTTTGACAGACTTGGGCGAGAAAATCGTTTCCTGGTGAGCTAGTCTCATCAAAAGTAGTAGTTTCGCTTGTCCCGTAATAACCGATAGCCGATGCGTTAACTAAAACACTAGGCTTTGCATTAGCATTGGCTATTGCTTCGACAATTTTTTGTGTGCTAAGTTTGCGGCTATTGAGGATTTCTTGTTTGCGTGCTGGTGTCCAGCGCCCCTCTCCAATCGGTTCACCAGCAAGATTAACTACTCCATCACAATCAGCGATCGCCTGCTGCCAAGAACCGGATGCTGTGGGAGTATAAGTAATAATTTCTACATTGCTAAAAGCTTGCCTTGGAAAAAACTTTTGGGCATGAGCAGTGTTGCGAGTTAACACTAATACCCTATGACCTTCTTTGTTAAGTCGCTTTACTAAGTGACTACCAACAAATCCTGTTGCTCCGGTGATTGCTACTTTCATTTTTTACCTCCGCCAAACTTATTTTAAAGTTTTTTATCAAATTTTCAGCGGTAGGAACTTTTTTAATGATGGAAGCAATATAGGCTTTGGTACTCAGTCAATGAATATGAGTGACTTGCGTTTTATCTGGTTCGGTATTATAGGATGGACGGAGTGTTGCAAGACTTGGGGCTATTATGGCTCGCTATACCTGTTCGTTTCTTCTTTCTGTTCCTATTCATGATCTCCAGACATTAGTTACAGAACTACTACAAAATTGTAATTTGGTTGTGCAGTACTGTACGTCGGATTACATTATGGCACGCGAAATTCCTGGTACTGTTTCCTTCTCTAAGATGGTAAAAGCAGAGGTATTTATTGATATCAGCACAGCTACCGAAACAGAAACCCGAATGAGTATTGTGATCAAAAATGAGGAATTACCACTGCAACTTGATAATCACTGTCGGCAGGTTTTTGAATTCATTAAGCAGTCGATAGAAAATAATCACTATTGGCATCTAATAGAAAGTCTGGCAGATAGTTATGAACGCTTATAGCAAAGGTGTCTGTTACAGCTAACTCTGACTGAGGCTAGCTTTTGGCAGAACACCTTGAAATTTCCACTAAATCTTCGTAAAATTATCCGTATATGTGGTTTTTCAGTCCTCAAAATCCTCAGTCATGCCAGGGTTAATAAGCGTAATATCATATTCACTAGCATCAGTCTGACCAGGTGGCGTGGTCTCATGCTGTAATAGGTAATAAATGGCACGTACTTGCGGGCCAAAAATAATCTCGTCTTCATTTTTGAGATCGTGAGTCTGGATCTTGCGTCCATTAATCATTAAGCCATTAGAACTGGGTCTACCTTTTGCATCACCGTCAACAATTCTATAGTAATAGTTATTACTATTATCTTTTCGAGGCAGTTTCAGTAAAGTAGCATGGCGACGCGAGACAAATTGCGAAACTAAACGAATATCGCACTCTCTATCTCGACCAATAGAATAAATGGAATGTTCTAAGATAAATTCTTTGCGTCCCTGATCATCTTCTAAGATCAGTAGATGACTTTCACGGGTTTCTGCTGCCATTGCCAAATCATTGCTAAAATCAGTTGATCTGTCGTTAATCAAGATTTGTTTAAAATTATTGTTTGCCATTCCCTCATCTAGAACCTGTGGTCAAGCAAAGTGATGAAATAAGTAAAATGGTAAAACTATTCAAGTTACTTGCTCAGTTTGCCTTAAGAATTATCTAGACAGGAACTAGGATATTTTGATGGTCAAAGCAATCAATAAAGCTTAGTTCTGAACAAACTATCATGAAAAAGTTCAGGTTGCGATCGCACGCATAAGGTAGTTAAACCACACCCAAAGCGATGGAGTGACAGCAATAGTACGATAACTCATCAGATAAGTCTACCAAATCATAGGGATTTTATTATATCTATCGCCCGATGCAGCAGTGGGATTGACATATGTACTACATACGGTCATCTACTTTACCCTGTGACACTTCAAAACGTGCGGATTCTCACATCCAGGGAAACTAACTCTTAGCACACCTTAAATATTTTGGGAACACTTTATAACTTTATAGTGTATGGTAAGTAGCCTAGAAGGTGTCTACAATCAGCTGTTCGCTGATGATATAGGGCTTGAAAAGCTTTTGATGTATGAGGTTTGTTTCCCACACTATTTGCTATATTTCGCTTTCATTTCATCTCTAACAAGAAAACGAATATGGCGATCAAGGCAGATTTACGCTTTTCCTACACTAAATTTTAGTATAAGGGCTAAGGGAGGCAGGTCGCTAGCGGCTATCATAGATTAGCGACTTCTGTCTCCACAATTGACGTTAACTACTCAAAAAATTCTCCTCCGCGAGCAAAGCGCCGTAATAGCAAAGAATTAGTGACTACACTCACCGAACTAAAAGCCATTAGGGCTGCTGCGCCAGCAGGGTTAAGAACAAAATGTAGACTAGGTAATAAAATACCTGCTGCCAGGGGAATTCCCAACGTGTTATATGCAAAAGCCCAGAATAGATTTTGGCGAATTTTGTTGAAGGTAGCACGACTCAATTGAATTGATTTGGTGACATCAGTTAAAGAATTTCGCATTAAGACAATATCAGCAGTTTCAATGGCAACATCTGTGCCTGCATGTAAGGCAATACCAATATCTGCTTGAGATAAAGCCGGAGCGTCATTAATGCCATCTCCCACCATAGCAACAACAGATTGGGAGTTAGGTATTTTCTCTATCTCTGGTGTCTGAAGAGATTTAATTACATCTGCTTTTTTGGCTGGAGGAACACCTGCCATCACATCAGTAAGATTTAATCCCAGTTGTTTGGCAATGGCAAAAGCGGCTGCTGGTGTATCACCGCTTAAAAGCATAACTCGCACTCCCATACGATGCAAATTTTCTACAGCTTGTTTTGCATCTGATCTAAGGGTATCTTGAACGGCGATTAATCCAGCAAATTTTCCTCCAACAGCTACTCCGACA is a window from the Chlorogloeopsis sp. ULAP01 genome containing:
- a CDS encoding iron-sulfur cluster assembly accessory protein, with the protein product MTQATQSSQKGIQLSEAALRQVKFLQEKQAGNDLCLRVGVRQGGCSGMSYIMDFEDPSKITSNDEVFDYDGFKIVCDRKSLLYLYGLMLDYSDAMIGGGFQFTNPNASQTCGCGKSFGV
- a CDS encoding TIGR01777 family oxidoreductase; amino-acid sequence: MKVAITGATGFVGSHLVKRLNKEGHRVLVLTRNTAHAQKFFPRQAFSNVEIITYTPTASGSWQQAIADCDGVVNLAGEPIGEGRWTPARKQEILNSRKLSTQKIVEAIANANAKPSVLVNASAIGYYGTSETTTFDETSSPGNDFLAQVCQTWETEAQKVTDYGVRLVILRFGIVLGLGGALGKMITPFKLFAGGPIGSGRQWFSWIHIDDLVDLIVQALTKPEMTGVYNATAPHPVRMAELSQTMGKVMHRPSWLPVPNFAIEALLGDGAIVVLEGQQVLPKRTLESGFEFQYPDLQPALEEVLK
- a CDS encoding FHA domain-containing protein — protein: MANNNFKQILINDRSTDFSNDLAMAAETRESHLLILEDDQGRKEFILEHSIYSIGRDRECDIRLVSQFVSRRHATLLKLPRKDNSNNYYYRIVDGDAKGRPSSNGLMINGRKIQTHDLKNEDEIIFGPQVRAIYYLLQHETTPPGQTDASEYDITLINPGMTEDFED